The window CTCCGCTCGTCTCTTCGTCGGCGTCCGTATCTCCTCCGGCCCCGAGGGCGTTCGCGACGAACGCGCGGACGGCGTCGCGGTCCTTTCGCCCGCCCGTTCGCTCGACGCCGCTGGCGACGTCGACCGCGTAGGGTTCGACGACCCCCGCGGCCTCGGCGACGTTCTCGGGCGTCAGTCCGCCCGCGAGGATCACCGGGGCGTCGAGCGTCGCCGCGACCTCGGCGGTCGCCGCCCAGTCGTGGGTCTCGCCGGTCCCGCCCGCGCCCGACTCGTCGACGGAGTCGACGAGGACGGCGTCCACTGCCGGTGCGACGCTCCATGCGCGCTCGGGGTCGGCGGCGTCGACGACGGCGACGAGGTCGGCGGCGACGTCCGCACGGATTGTCGCCAGTTCCTCGGGAGCGAAGTCGCCGTGGAGCTGGAGCACGTCGGGGGCGACCCGCTCGGCCGCGTCGACGGCCTCCGCGACGCCGTCGGGCATCGTCACCAGCGCCGTCGTCAGAAACGGCGGCGCGGCGTCGAGCAGTTCGCTCGCTCGGCCGAGGGATACCTCCCGCGGCGTGTCGACCGGGACGTCCGCGATGACGCCGACGGCGTCCGCGCCGGCCGATTCGACGGTTCGCAGGTCCGACTCGTTCCTCACGCCGCAGATCTTCACCCGGACCATCGGTTCAGCGCTCCACCGCGGCGTCGATCGGCTCACAGAGGTCCGAAAACGTCGACGCGGCGTCGCCCTCGTCGATCGCGTTCGCGGCGACCTCGACGCCCTCGTCGATGCTGTCGGCGATGCCGGCGACGTAGATCGCCGCGCCGGCGTTCGCGAGGATGATGTCCCGCTTGGCCCCCGTCACCTCGCCGGTCACGATGCCGCGGAGGTCCGCCGCGTTCTCCTGCGGCGATCCACCGGCGACGGCGTCGATCGGGGCGGCGTCGAGGCCGATCTCCTCGGGCGTTATGGTGTACTCCTCGATCCCGTCGCCGTCGACCTCGGCGACGGCGGTCTCCTCGTGCAACGCGATCTCGTCCATCCCGGAGCCGTGGACGACGAGCGCGCGCTCGACGGACATGTGCGAGAGCGCGCGGGCGAGGACCGGAACCAGGTCCTCGTCGTAGACGCCGACGACCTGTGCGTCCGCGCCCGCGGGGTTCGTCAGCGGGCCGAGCACGTTGAAGATCGTCCGCATTCCCAACTCCTTCCGCGGGCCGATGACCGCCTTCATCGCCGGGTGGAAGACCGGGGCGAGCATGAAACCGATCCCGTCGCGCTCGATCGCCTCCTCGACGGCGGGGGTTCGGCCTCGACGTCCGCGCCGGCGACCTCCAAGACGTCGGCGCTGCCCGAGGAGGAGGAGACCGAGTAGTTGCCGTGTTTCGCGACCGCCGCGCCCGCGCCCGCGGCGACGATGGCGCTCGTCGTCGAGACGTTGATCGTGTTGTAGTCGTCGCCGCCGGTGCCGCAGGTGTCGACGAGCGGCTCTCGATCCGGCTGGATCGTCCGCGCCGCGTCGCGCATCCCCTGGGCGAACCCCGCGATCTCGGTCTCGGTCTCGCCCTTGGCTCGCAGCGCCGCCAGCAACGCGCCGATCTGGGCCTCCGTCGCGTCCTCGAAGACGAGACTGGCCGCCTCGCGTGATTCCTCCTGCGTGAGGTCCTCGCCGCCGGTCGTCCGTTCGATGTATTCTTGGAGTGTCATCGTGATCACCGATGTACGTGTTCGGGTTACAGTGAACAAATCCGTTCATCATCATAAGGCTGTCGGAGCGCTCGACGGACGGATGGACAGAGACCGCCAGAGGGTACCGAGAGGCGAACGTAGACGGCACCGTCCAGGTCAGCGTCGACGGGTCTGAGGCACGAGAGCGGTCGGAAATCCGGCGACGGCGGCGTCCGTTTCCGAAACGAAACCTTCAATTACGTCCCCGGGGAACGAAGTAATGCGCTCAGACGGGCGCGACCGAACGCGGACCAGACGGGTTGGTGGTCTAGTCTGGTTATGACACCTCCTTGACATGGAGGAGGCCGGCGATTCAAATTCGCCCCAACCCACTCTCTTATAAGTAGAATCGAACCACGTAGGCGCTCCTTTAGAATAAGAGGTCTCAGGAGGAGTCTCCGTCGAGTCGTAACGCGAAGTCGTCGGCGACGGGGAACAGCGCGACGCGCGGCGGGAGTTCGACGGTGTGGTATCTTCGGCCGTGCTTCTCCCGAATTTCCTCGGGGGAGTAGATCCGGCCCCGCTCGTCGGCGTTCGGGGCCATACGCTCGGATTCCGCCCGTACAAACGAACTGGTCCCGTATTCCTACTACTTTTCCCGTACCGTCTCGCGGGTCGAACCTACCGAGTCGACCCGCCCTGGTCTGGGTCGTCCTTCTTCGGGAGGTCCTTTCGCTCCGAGAAGTAATACAGGATCACGACGAAGCCGACCGTGGGGACGACGACGCCGAGCCAGTACACTTCGGGGTCTTTCAGGCCGAGTCGCTTCGCGTCGAAGTACATCACGACGCCGAGCGGGAGCTGGAGGAGGAGGGCTCCGACCAACAGTAGGATCACCGGCTCGGTCATCGGTCGTGCCTACACGCTCCCGGCGGATTACGGTTCCGTCGGGGCTCATACTGTCGTCTCCCTCAGCTGCGTCAGCCGACTCGGTGGCTCGACCGCAACCTCGCTACCGCCGTTCGCGACGCCCTTATCGATTTATCCCGAGCGTCCGGCGTGTCAGCGGTTCGCTCGCCGGCTTCGGTCTCAGCGGAGAACTCGAATTCGAGTCGTCCGTCGAGGAGACGTGTCCGAGCGGTAAGCCCCGGTTCGACGAGTTCGACGGTGCTCTCGACGACGAGCCGACCGGCCGACTCCGGCCATCGGGCGACCGGAAGCTCGATAAATACGGTCTCGTCGGCGATCTCGCCGAACCGGTGGACTTCGAGGACCGCAGCCGACCCCTCTCGGAACAGGGATACGGACGGGTGGGGTTCGTGGTCGCCCATAAACGGGCCCTGGAGGGAGACCCGCGGCGGGGTGCCGTCACCGCCCAGCGCCACAAACCGCTGTGTGAGCGACCGCAGTTCGGTATCGTCGGGGTGCGAGATCGACGTGAAAAAGTACTCCGGCAGGGGGGCGAACCTGGGGTCGACGCCCACGGTTGCGAGAGCAGTCCCGTCTTCGCGAAATTCGAGGTACTTCGCGTCGTCTCGGGGGTTGTCGTCGGTCTCTACTGTCGGGTCGGTGTGTTCGGTCCGCGATCCGACGGCACTGCACCCCGCAGCGGTGGTGGAGGCGGCGGTCAGGGCGGACGCGAGGAACGCGCGACGGCGCATAGGCGCCGGTTTCCGCTGGTAGCGGCAAGAGTGTTAAGAAACGGGCATCGGACCCCGAGCTTGCGCACGCTCTTTCGAGTTCAGGTCGCTCGCCGAAGTGGAGCCTGCACCCACTCATAATGCTTACTCTCACTTTTTACCGCCGAGCGCCGGTACTGTTTAGTTAGGAGTGAAATCGGTGGGACGGATGCAGGGAAGCCCTCGGAAGCCCCCGCGTTCTCGACTCGATGCGCTCGCTGTGCTCCTCGTCGCTCACTGTGTTCGCTCCTGCGGTGCTTACGTCGCGCGTCGTCGTCGAGAACACGGCCCCTTCCATTCCCACCCGTCGGTGGTTTTCCGGGTGGGAGTCGCTTAACTAAACACGACCCGAGCGCCACCCCCGTTTACGGCGCTCGGCGGGAAGAGACGAGGGTGAGCATTTCAGCGACGCGTTCGTCGTAGCGCGCGAGCACCGTCGCGCGAAACCCGCTCTCTCACGCGGTGGAACCGACGCCCGGGGCCGTTCTCATCTCGCTTCGAGCTGTACCACGATGTCGTCGACGAAGTGAGTCGCGTCCCCCTCCCAGATGACGGCCGTACCGACGGCGACGTACAGCCTCTCGGTCGAGAGTTCGGGCGTCGTCCACTCGAAGCGGTACTCGCGCCAGCCGTCGGCGAGCCACAGCGGCTCGCGGAGCCCGCCGTAGGGCGTCTCGCCGAGGGCGGTCGTGTTCACGCCCGGGTTCGGGAAGTCGGCCTCGACCGACGGCCGCTCGGGGCCAAGACGCATCAGGGCGTCCCGAAGCGTGTTGAACGACTCCGACTCGCTCCAGAACTGGGCAGCGACCGTGATTTCGTACGCCCGCCCGGGCTCGACGGCGACGGGGTGGACGGCCCAGGTCACGCCGTCGTCGTAGTCGCCCTCGTTCCAGATCCGCAGCGAGCGTTCGCCCGACGCCGCCTCCGCGTCCGAGACGCCTACCTCCCACTCGAACTCCCGGAGGTCGACCTCGGGACCGATGGCCGCGCCGCGCTCCCAGTCGCCGAGACCGTCCTCGAACCCCTCCTCGAACGCCGGTCCCTCGGAGTCACACACGCAGCCGGCCGCGGCGACGAGGCTCCCCGTCGCACCCATCCGAAGCAGTTCCCGTCGCCGCATACTCCGAGTTGGCGCCGGGCACGCAAAAACCCCTACCGTGGGCCAGGGGGTGTCCTTCGGGCGGCCTCGTCTGTGATTCCCCTTCCGAGGCGTCGCTCACGGCGTTCGCGACGGTCTCGCCTCTGGCCGTCGCCGGAGCGTTCGCCCCTCGTCGTCGACGCCCCGCTGTCGGGACGTCGGGTGCTTGGGACGGGGGATGCTTGGGATGTCGAATACTTGGGACGTCGGGTGCTCGGAACGTCGGATCCGTATCGTTCTCACGCGCCCGAGAACGGGGAGAGGACTTAACTCCGTCATCGCCTAAGGCGCCTGCGTGGAGTCGCCGTACGACGTACTCGGGATCGACGCCGACGCCGACGAGGACGCGGTCGTTCGGGCGTATCGCAAGCGGGTCAAAGACGCCCACCCGGACCACGGCGGGTCGCTCGCGGAGTTCGAGCGCGTCCGACGCGCCTACGAACACGTCACCGAGGGCCGAGACCCCTCCACGTTCGAGGCCGACGTCGACGACGACCGCGGCCGTCGGAACGGGACGACCGGAGGGGGCGATTCCGTCTCGCGGCGTCAGACCGACGAGGGGCGCGGTTCGACGCGGTCCCGGGAAGAGTCCGGGAGCGCGGAGGACTCCGCCGGCGAGGACGGCGAGCGGACGCTCGGCCCGACCGTCGAGTACCTGGACTACGAGGTGCTCGAAGCCAACGGCTGGGAGCTCACCGACGAGGACCTCTTCGAGAAGGCCGAGGCCGCAGACCTCGACGTCGACCGCCACGGGCTGCTGGTCGTCGAGGACCGGGAGACGCTGCTGGAAGCGGCCGAGCGGTACGGCTTCTCGTGGCCGTACGCCTGTCGGGGGGGCGCGTGTGCGAACTGCGCGGTCGCGGTCGTCGAGGGCGACGTCGAGATGCCGGTGAGCACCGTCCTGACCGACGAGATGAAAGAACGGGGGATCCGCCTCTCCTGCATCGGTCAGCCGGTCACCGACAGTCTGAAGGTCGTGTTCAACATCGAGCGGCTGCCCGGACTGGCCGAGCTCCGGCTTCCCGCCGAGCAGTTCGAGAGCGCGCGAGCGGACGACTGATCGGATACGCGCTCTCGGTCGGGACCCCGCTGTCGCCGCCGCCAACGTCCTGAGAACGGGACGAAGTTTCAAGACAGCAGCCGGCGTACACCCGGACGGAGGCTACTCCGACTATGGATATTACTGATATTGCCACTCCTGATTTCGTCGAAGTCGACGTCGACAAGCGCCTCGGGAAGATCCGCGCCATCTTCGAGCGCGAGAACCCCCGAGGAATCGTCGTCACGGAGGAGGGCGACTACGCCGGCGTCATCGGCGAAAAACAGCTCGTCCGGTCGCGAATGGAGGACGACACGAAGGCCTCCGTCGTGATGAAGTCCGCGCCGCGGGTCGACCGCCACGAGGACGTCCGCGAGACCGCTCGGATGCTCGTCGAGGGCGACGTGAAGGTCGCGCCGGTGTTCGAGGGCGAGAAGCTGTACGGCGTCGTCGCCAGCGACGCGATCTTAGAGGCCGTCATAGACAGCCTCGACGCCATCTCCGTCGAGGACATCCTGACCGAGGACGTCGTCAGCGTCGGCGAGAAGTCCCACGTCGGCGGAGCGATCAACAAGCTCCGCGAGCACGGCATCTCCCGACTGCCGGTGGTCGACGAGGACAGCGGCAAACTCACCGGGATCGTCACCACCCACGACCTCGTCGAGTTCGTCGTGCGCGACGACAGCCGACAGGGCCGCGGCGACCGGCGCGGCGACCTCGACCGGATGTTGGATCTCCCCGTCTACGATCTGATGTCCTCGCCGGTCGTGACGGCGACGCCGGCCGAGACCGTCGACACCGCGGTCCAGCGGATGTTCGACAACGACATCTCGGGGCTCGTCGTGACGCCCGACGAGAACGACGAGCGGGTCCGGGGGATCGTGACGAAGACCGACGTCCTCCGCGCGCTCACGTTCACCGAGGAGGAGAGCATGGACGTCCAGATCACGAACGTCAGCCTGCTGGAGACGCTCTCCCGCGAGGAGGTCGTCGAGTCGATCACCTCCGTCGTCGACAAGTACCAGCAGATGCAGGTGCTCCACGCGCACGTCCGCTTCCACCAGCACAAGGAGAAGCTCCGCGGGACGCCGCTCATCCAGTGTCAGATCCGGCTGCGGACCAGCCACGGCCAGATCGCCGGCAGCGGCGAGGGCTACGGCTCCGAGCACGCCTTCCACGTCGCGCTCGACAAACTCGAACGCAACGTGCTCGAACTGAAGGGACTCAACGCCGACGAGAAGTACCGCGGACAGCTCATCCGGAAGCTCGGCGAGCTCTAGGCCGGTCGACGTTCTGCTTTCTTTCGTCTACAGATCGACGCCAGAGAGCCCCTCGCCCGTGATCTCGAACGCCGCCGACTCGCCGGCGGGTTTCGCTCGGTGTTTCTCCAGCGTCGCGCGGCGGTTGCCGCCGCGGAACCGATCGAGCCGCAGCACCGCGCCCGTCCAGTGTTCGAGGGTGTGACCGCCGAGCGCGCGAGAGCGGTCGCTGTCGGGGTCGGTGAACACCTGGTTCGTGATGACCACCGCCAGGTCGTGCTTCCGCGCGAGCGAGAGCAGGTGCGTCACCTGGCTGGCGACGCGGCGGAGCGAGTCGCCGGCGTCGGCGTCGCCGGTGCGTTCGAGCCGGTAGAATCCCGTCGCGCTGTCGAGGACGATCAGCTCCGCGCGCTCGGCGAATTCGGCGGCGTCGCGGACGGCCTCCTCCTGCTCTTCGAAGTCGTGCGCCTCCGAGACGACGAGCCGCGAGGTGACGTCCTCGACGGACTGGTCGGCGTCGGTCGCGCCCTCCGCGAGCTGGCGGAACCGGTCGATCGAGAGCCCCTCGGTGTCGATGTAGACGGCCGTGCCGCCGTCGGCGGCGACCTGCACGGCCGCCGAGAGCGCGAGGTTCGTCTTCCCGGCCGCCGGCGGGCCGTAGAGCTGCGTGACGGTGCCGCGCTCGAAACCGCCTCCCAACAGCTCGTCGAGCGCTCGACACCCCGTGGTGAGTGCGTCGGACACGCGGGGGTCTCGGTCGGCTTCGGCGAAAAAGCCCCCGGTCCGAGGGCTCGACAGGGGGTCGAAAGCGTTCGGAAGCGACGGACGGATCCCACCGATCCGACGCTCGCGACATCTTTTATATTGGGACGGCGCAAGGTGAGAGCGTGATCGTCGTCGCGACCGACGACTTCGAGCTGTACCACGACGTCGTCGACGAACTGCGAGACCGCGGGGTGGCGTTCACCACCCAGAAGCCGGGCGCGGCGCTGCCCGATCGGACCCGCGTGGTGATCCGCTCGCCCGAGGACGGAGCCGTCGCCGAGGACGGCGCCCCCGGCGCCACCGACTCCGACGGCGGTGAGAGCGAGAACGCACCCGGGATAGACGTCGTCGTCGCGACGGCCGAGGAGGCCCGTCGCGCGGTCGAGGAGGCGGTCTCGATCCTCCGCGGCGGCGGCGGCCGGACGGTCGTCGGCGTCGATCCCGGCACGCGACCCGGGATCGCCGTGCTCACGGGCGACACCGTCGTCGCCGCGTTCCAGGTCCCGCTGGCGGACGCCGTCGAGACGATCCGCCGGGAGGTCGCCGACGCCCCGGACCCGCTCGTTCGGATCGGCGACGGCGCGCGCCTGCAGGGCTCACAGCTGGTCAACGACCTCGACGACGTCACGGTCGAACTCGTCGACGAGACGGGGACGACGCCGTATCTCGGCACCGGCGCGCGCGGGATGGGCGACGTGCTCGCGGCGGTCAACATCGCGCGGCTCTCCGGCGAGGCGACGGACTCCCGAGAGATCGATCCCACGGCGGGGGAACTCCAGCGCATCAAGGACCGCTCGCGGGAGGCTTCGAGCGACGGCCGCACGATCGACGAGGGGCTCGCCCGCCGGGTCGCCGCCGGCGAACTGACCGTCGACGAGGCGCTCGCGACCCACCGCGAGCGCGACGGCGGGGACGCGGAGGAGCCGTCGGACGGGTAGCGGCTTCGACGCGCCGGGGGAGGATTCGCGTCGCCGACGGGGTCACACAGTGTCGCCGACGGCCCTCACTCAGCGTCGCCGACGGCTCTCACTCCGACCCGCGGACGGCTTCTTCGGCGCGGCGGGCGACCTCGCGGACGGGGAGGTCGGTCGCCTCGGCGACGGCGACGGCGTCGTCGTACTCCGCGCTGTAGTCGTAGACTGCCCCGTCGGCGTCGGCGGCGACCTTCACCGCGACCTCGTGGGACTCGCCGCCGACGTCGAGTTCGGCCGTTCGGAACTCGCGGGCCGCGACCCAGCGGTGCCCCGCACCGTGTTCGCGGACTCCCAGCGTGCCGGTCTCGACGGCGAGCCGATGGGCGACGCGCTCGGCGTCCTCGGGCCTGACGACGACCTTCACGAGGTGGCCCGGCCGGGACTTCTTCATCGTCGCCGGCAGGACGCTCACGTCGCGCGCGCCGACCTCCTGGAGGGTCGACTGGAGGCTCCCGAGGGTCTCCGGCGCGGCGTCGTCGAGGTTCGTCTCCAGGACGGTGATCTCCTCGCGATCCAGGCGGTCTCCGCCGTCGCCGACGAGCGCGCGCAGGACGTTCGGCCGGTTCGGGAAGTCGTAGCCGCCGGCACCGTAGCCCGCGGCGTCGACGTTCAGCGTCGGGAGCGTTTCGATTCCGCGGGCGACGTGCGCGAGGATCGCCGCGCCCGTGGGCGTGAGCAGTTCGGCGTCGACCGGGCCCCCTTTCAGCGACCAGTCGGCGTCGGTCGCGATCTCGACGACCGCCGGGGCGGGGATCGGGTACTCGCCGTGGGCCATCGACCGCGTCTCGCCGCCGGTGGCCACCGGGGTCGTCACGACCCGCTCGACGTCGAGGTCGTCGAAGAGGAGCGCGACGCCGACGACGTCCGCGATGGCGTCGTCCGCGCCGACCTCGTGGAAGTGCGTCGCGTCGAGGTCGGTGTCGTGGACCGTCGCTTCGGCCTCGCCGAGGCGGCGGAAGATGCCCTTCGCGTCGGCTTCGACCGCTTCGGGGAGGCCCATCGCTTCGACGATCTCGACGACCTCGGCGTACGTGCGGTGCGGGCCGTGGCCCTCCGCGGGGGTCGAACCCGAGTGGTCGTCGTGATCGTGACTGTGCTCGTGATCTCCGTGGTCGTGGTCGTGTGTGTGCTCGTGGTTGCCGTGATCGTGTGTGTGCCCGCGGTCACCGTCCCCATCGTCGGTCGCCGAACGCCGCTCCTCGGTCTCGTCGTCGAGCAGCACCCGAACGCTCGTGGCCGCGATCCCGTTCTTGTCGACGGTCTCGACGTCGTAGCGGACGTCGAGGGCGTCCTCGACGGGAGAGAGCGCCCCGCGGTCCGCGCCGGCCGCGAGGAGCGCGCCGAGCAGCATATCGCCGCTGGCACCCATCCGGCCGTCGAAGGCGAGTGTGCGCATACGCGAGTACTCGCCGCGGGAGGCCAAAGGTCCACGCATCGATGCCGCTGTCGGTAAGGATTTGTATCCCCGAGGACAACATTGTCATAGCGTGTCACGGTCGAGGGACGGATCCGCGTCGGGAACGGCGCAGGAAAGGACTTAACCTCGGCCGCGACCGACTGGCGGGACGTATCCCCGCGACCCAATCATGAACGAAGTTCAACTCGAAGTGGCGAAGGCGTACCCGAACGACTCGGGCCGCGGCATCGCCCGTCTCGACCCGGACACGTTGCTCCATCTGAAGCTCTCGCCGGGCGACATCATCGAAATCGAGGGCGCCGAGACCACCGCGGCGAAGGTGTGGCGCGCGGACCGGCAGGACTGGAACACCGACACGGTCCGTATCGACGGCTTCACGCGACAGAACGCCGACGTCAGCATCGGCGAGCGCGTGACGATCCGGAAGGCCGAGGAGACGAAGGCCGAGAAACTCGTGCTCGCGCCGCCGGAGGAGGCGAGCGTGCAGTTCGGCTCCGACGCCGCCGGGATGGTCAAGCGGCAGATCCTCAAGCGGCCGGTCGTCGAGCGCGACATCGTCCCGGTGATGTCCTCGACGAACCACCCCTTCATGCGGTCGCCCGGACAGGCGATCCCGCTGATCGCGGTCGAGACCGAACCCGACGGCGTCTGTCTCGTCACCGAGGACACCGACGTGGAACTCCGCGAGGAGCCCATCTCCGGCTTCGAGAAGACCGGCGGGGGAATCACCTACGAGGACATCGGCGGCCTCCAGAGCGAGATCCAGCGCGTCCGCGAGATGGTCGAACTCCCGATGAAGCACCCGCAGATCTTCAAGAAACTCGGGATCGAGCCGCCGCAGGGCGTGCTGCTCCACGGGCCGCCCGGCACCGGCAAGACCCTCCTGGCGAAGGCCGTCGCCAACGAGACCTCCGCGAGTTTCTTCTCCATCGCGGGCCCCGAGATCATCTCGAAGTACTACGGCGAGTCCGAACAGCAGTTGCGCGAGATCTTCGAGGACGCCACCGAGGAATCGCCCTCGATCATCTTCATCGACGAACTCGACTCGATCGCGCCGAAGCGCGACGACGTGACCGGCGAGGTCGAGCGCCGCGTCGTCGCCCAGTTGCTGACGATGATGGACGGCCTGGAGACCCGCGGGGAGGTCATCGTCATCGCGGCGACGAACCGCGTCGACAGCGTCGATCCGGCGCTGCGCCGACCCGGCCGGTTCGACCGCGAGATCGAGATCGGCGTCCCCGACGAGACGGGGCGGAAGGAGATCCTCCAGATCCACACCCGCGGGATGCCGCTGTCGGACGACGTCTCGCTCGATCACCTCGCCGACGAGACCCACGGCTTCGTCGGCGCCGACATCGAGTCGCTGACGAAGGAGGCCGCGATGAAGGCCCTTCGAAGATATCTCCCGGAGATCGACCTCGACGAGGAGGACATCCCGCCGAGCCTCATCGACCGGATGATCGTCAAGCGCCAGGACTTCCAGGGCGCGCTCGCGGACGTCGAACCCTCGGCGATGCGCGAGGTCCTCGTCGAACTCCCGAAGGTGTCCTGGGACGACGTCGGCGGGCTCGAAGACCCGAAGCAGACCGTCAAGGAGAGCGTCGAGTGGCCGCTGACCTCCCAGGACAGATTCGAACGGATGGGCATCGACCCGCCGAAGGGCGTGCTCCTCTACGGCCCGCCGGGCACGGGCAAGACCCTGATCGCGAAGGCCGTCGCCAACGAGACGAACGCGAACTTCATCTCGGTCCGAGGGCCGCAACTGCTCTCGAAGTGGGTCGGCGAGTCCGAGAAGGCGATCCGGCAGACCTTCCGGAAGGCCCGGCAGGTCAGTCCGACGATCATCTTCTTCGACGAACTGGACAGCCTCGCGCCGAGCCGTGGCGGCGAGACCGGCAACAACGTCTCCGAGCGGGTGGTCAACCAGCTGCTCACCGAACTAGATGGGTTAGAGGAGAACGGCGACGTGATGGTGATCGCCGCGACCAACCGGCCGGATATGATCGATCCCGCCCTGATCCGCTCGGGGCGGTTCGACCGGCTGGTGCTCATCGGCCAACCCGAGGAGGAGGGTCGCGAACAGATCCTCAAGATCCACACCCGCGACTCGCCGCTCGCGCCCGACGTGAGCCTGCGCGAGATCGCCGAGATCACCGACGGCTACGTCGGCTCGGACCTCCAGACCATCGCCCGCGAGGCCGCAATCGAGGCGCTGCGGGAGGACGACGACGCCGAGGAGATCGAGATGCGGCACTTCCGGCAGGCGATGGAGTCCGTCCGGCCGACAATCACCGACGACCTGCTGGAGTACTACGAACAGATGCAGGACCAGTTCAAGGGCGGCACCCGCGAGGAGTTCGGCGGGCGTCGCGACGGGCGGATCGGCTTCCAGTAGCGGCCCCGGACCGTTTTTATTCGCTCGCGGGACGAGTCAGCTGCCTGATACCACGATAACGCCCGCGTAACCACCTGATACCGGTGTCCGCGAGAGGTTAAGTGGCTCACGGGCCTACCGTGGAGTGTCGAAACCGACACCCTACAACAAATGCCTCAGCAGAAATCCGACTACGTAGACGACACCGAAATCGACGCAACGCTGGACGAACTCGCCGACGACGAGACCATCGAGGAGACCGTCGAGAGCCTCGAGGAGAACGGGTTCGAGGTCGTCATCGTCGACTCGGCCGACGACGCGCTCGAAGCCGTCCGCTCGCAGATCCCCGCCGGCGCGTCCGTGATGAACGGCCACTCGACGACGCTCGAAGAGATCGGGTTCGACGACTACCTCTCGGCGGGCGACCACGACTGGGAGAGCCTCCCGGATCAGATCTGGAGCATCGACGACGACGAGGAGCGCCAGGCCGCCCGTCGCGAGTCCCAGACGGCCGACTACTTCCTCGGCGGCATCAACGCCATCTCGGAGACCGGCGAACTCGTCGCCGCGGACCTCTCTGGCAGCCGGATCGGTGCCTATCCGTTCGCCGCGGGCAACGTGATCATCGTCAGCGGCGTGAACAAGATCGTGCCGACGCTCGAGGACGCCCTGGATCGGCTCGAATCCGTCGCCTACCCGCTGGAGAACGAGCGCGCCCAGGAGGCCTACGGCGTCGAGTCCGCCATCGCGAAGCAGCTCATCTTCCGCCAGGAAGTCGAGGAGGGCCGGACGACGGTCGTGCTCGTCCGCGATCAGCTGGGGTACTGAACGACGCCGCCGTCCCTCACCGGCGCTTCACCTCACGATCGTCACCGGGACCGGCGACCGCCGGGCGACGTGTTCTGCGACGCTCCCGAGCACCAGCCGCGAGACGCCCCGCCGCCCGTGGCTGCCGACGACGACGTGGTCGACGTCGAGTTCGCGCGCCTGCTCTACGATCGTCGCCGCCGGCCGCCCGACGTCGACCGCCGTCTCGACGTCGCCGTCGATTTCCAGTTGGGATCGGGCCTCGTCGAGTACCTCTTCGGCCTCGGCCTTCGCCTCCTGGTACCACTCCTCGGACCCGCTCGGGAGGACGCCGGCGCGATAGCCCGCCTGAACCGGGTTGATGACGTGAAGCAGCGTCACGTCGACGTCGTCCCACTCGGCGGAGACGAACCCGATCGCCTGCAGCGACTGCGGAGATCCGTCGACGGGGACGAGCACGTGCCTCGGCATAGGTTCGGATACAGCGGCGGGGTACAAAAAACGGACCCCGGCGGTCACGCCGCGGCCGGCCGGCGCCGACGCGTCCCCACCGCGTGCCTCTCTGCGCCCCGTCTCACTCGCCGTGACGTGTGAGACAGACCGGGAGGCCGACGAGTTCGACCGGTTCGGAGTTGTCGGGCGAGTAGACGACGAGTTGGCCCTTCTCCATATACGGGACCTTGTCTTCGAGCTCCGGCGGGATGTTCACGCTCTTGATCGCGTCCTCGTCGCCGAGGTTGAGCACCAGGCGGGTGTTGATCTGCTTGAACACCGACTCGGCGACGTCCTGGGGGTCCTGGGTGACCAGGAAGAGGCCCAGCCGCTCCTTGCGGCCCTGCTTGGC is drawn from Halobellus limi and contains these coding sequences:
- a CDS encoding CBS domain-containing protein, producing the protein MDITDIATPDFVEVDVDKRLGKIRAIFERENPRGIVVTEEGDYAGVIGEKQLVRSRMEDDTKASVVMKSAPRVDRHEDVRETARMLVEGDVKVAPVFEGEKLYGVVASDAILEAVIDSLDAISVEDILTEDVVSVGEKSHVGGAINKLREHGISRLPVVDEDSGKLTGIVTTHDLVEFVVRDDSRQGRGDRRGDLDRMLDLPVYDLMSSPVVTATPAETVDTAVQRMFDNDISGLVVTPDENDERVRGIVTKTDVLRALTFTEEESMDVQITNVSLLETLSREEVVESITSVVDKYQQMQVLHAHVRFHQHKEKLRGTPLIQCQIRLRTSHGQIAGSGEGYGSEHAFHVALDKLERNVLELKGLNADEKYRGQLIRKLGEL
- the fer gene encoding ferredoxin Fer, giving the protein MESPYDVLGIDADADEDAVVRAYRKRVKDAHPDHGGSLAEFERVRRAYEHVTEGRDPSTFEADVDDDRGRRNGTTGGGDSVSRRQTDEGRGSTRSREESGSAEDSAGEDGERTLGPTVEYLDYEVLEANGWELTDEDLFEKAEAADLDVDRHGLLVVEDRETLLEAAERYGFSWPYACRGGACANCAVAVVEGDVEMPVSTVLTDEMKERGIRLSCIGQPVTDSLKVVFNIERLPGLAELRLPAEQFESARADD
- the radB gene encoding DNA repair and recombination protein RadB, whose protein sequence is MSDALTTGCRALDELLGGGFERGTVTQLYGPPAAGKTNLALSAAVQVAADGGTAVYIDTEGLSIDRFRQLAEGATDADQSVEDVTSRLVVSEAHDFEEQEEAVRDAAEFAERAELIVLDSATGFYRLERTGDADAGDSLRRVASQVTHLLSLARKHDLAVVITNQVFTDPDSDRSRALGGHTLEHWTGAVLRLDRFRGGNRRATLEKHRAKPAGESAAFEITGEGLSGVDL
- a CDS encoding phosphoribosylanthranilate isomerase; translation: MVRVKICGVRNESDLRTVESAGADAVGVIADVPVDTPREVSLGRASELLDAAPPFLTTALVTMPDGVAEAVDAAERVAPDVLQLHGDFAPEELATIRADVAADLVAVVDAADPERAWSVAPAVDAVLVDSVDESGAGGTGETHDWAATAEVAATLDAPVILAGGLTPENVAEAAGVVEPYAVDVASGVERTGGRKDRDAVRAFVANALGAGGDTDADEETSGGGEETSDADEDANAPVEEVSS
- the larC gene encoding nickel pincer cofactor biosynthesis protein LarC translates to MRTLAFDGRMGASGDMLLGALLAAGADRGALSPVEDALDVRYDVETVDKNGIAATSVRVLLDDETEERRSATDDGDGDRGHTHDHGNHEHTHDHDHGDHEHSHDHDDHSGSTPAEGHGPHRTYAEVVEIVEAMGLPEAVEADAKGIFRRLGEAEATVHDTDLDATHFHEVGADDAIADVVGVALLFDDLDVERVVTTPVATGGETRSMAHGEYPIPAPAVVEIATDADWSLKGGPVDAELLTPTGAAILAHVARGIETLPTLNVDAAGYGAGGYDFPNRPNVLRALVGDGGDRLDREEITVLETNLDDAAPETLGSLQSTLQEVGARDVSVLPATMKKSRPGHLVKVVVRPEDAERVAHRLAVETGTLGVREHGAGHRWVAAREFRTAELDVGGESHEVAVKVAADADGAVYDYSAEYDDAVAVAEATDLPVREVARRAEEAVRGSE